The Deltaproteobacteria bacterium genome contains the following window.
CTTCAGAAGCGCATTTCGGAAATGAGCGATCCTAGCGGAAACTAGACATCTGAAAAATGACTGCTCCGGGCCGGAATCTGATAGCAGCCCCTCCTTGTCGAGGGGCTGTTTTGATCCGAGAAGCAGCAATTGGGCTCCGATACCTGTTCGAAGGCCGCTAACGACCCGAAGGAGACGTCAGTACATCCCAGAATTGATTCCGGGGTTTTGGCGGCGCATCATCCTTGCTGGGAGGTTGGCAAACCGAAACCTGGGGAGACTACAAATGGAACAACACTGCGAAGGTGGGTGCCAGTGCGGTGCCGTCGCTTATGAGGTCGACGTCGATGTTGATGAGTGCATGACGTGTAATTGCTCGCGCTGTAAGCCCCTTGGCGCCATTCTGGCGTTCGCGCCGCGTTCGCAATTCAAGCTCTTGAAAGGTGAAGACAACCTCACAGAGTATCGATTCAACAAGAAATCGATCGCACATCTATTCTGCAAAACGTGTGGGATACAGAGTTTCGCTTACGGAGCCATGCCGGATGGTTCGGAGATTGTGGCGATCAATCTCAATACGCTACACGGCCTGGACCCCAAATCTCTGAACCCGAAGCATGTCGACGGACGGTCGATGTAGACGTAAAGTCGTTGGTCTGGAATCTGTCCAATAGGCCGCCCCTGGACGCTCTATGAACTGAGCGGCCTTCTTCATCTACTTAAGAAAAGCGCCTAATAGCAGAACCAGGCTGATGAGCTTGGGCTAAAGCTGCTACCGACCCAAAGCAGAAATACGAACTCCGTACAGACAGACAAAACGCGAGCATCCACCGAACCCTCACTGGAGATTCGCGAAGGTTCTTCTAAACTCGGAGTATGGGCCAGTGTCTGCGGCACAAATCGCTCACTCTGGTTTGATTCCTGACGATTCTGGAGAATAGAGCATGAAGACCCAGATAATCCTTCGTTCAATTTTTGCAATTCTGTTCTTGATGGGAACTTGCCAAGGCGTTTTTGCTGCCGAGTCCAAAGGCAAAGAGGGTCAAGCCGGCCGCCTGAAGGTGATGACCCAGAACGTCTACGTGGGCGCCAATCTGTTCAAGATACTGAACCCGGAACAACCTGTTCCGATCAATGCCGCGGAAATATTCGGCGACATCCAGGTGACAGATTTTGCGCAGCGTGCCGAGTCCATCGCGGATTTGATCGCGGAGCATGAACCGCACCTGATCGGCCTGCAGGAAGTCTCCCAGGTCCGTACCCAGTGCCCCAGCGACATTCTTCCTCCCCCGGGCGACCCGGCGCCGAACGCGACTGACGTCTTTGCGGACTACCTTGCCATTTTGCTGGCCGAACTGGCAGACAGGGGTCTCCACTACGAAGTTGCCGCTACTGTGACAAACGCCGATGTCGAACTTCCGGTGGCCAACCTGGGTCTGCTGGACTGTCCCGCCCCGTTTTTCGACGCTCGGCTGACCGACCGCGACGTCACCTTGAGTCGGTCGGATGTTGGCGTCAC
Protein-coding sequences here:
- a CDS encoding GFA family protein, giving the protein MEQHCEGGCQCGAVAYEVDVDVDECMTCNCSRCKPLGAILAFAPRSQFKLLKGEDNLTEYRFNKKSIAHLFCKTCGIQSFAYGAMPDGSEIVAINLNTLHGLDPKSLNPKHVDGRSM